In a single window of the Gossypium hirsutum isolate 1008001.06 chromosome A13, Gossypium_hirsutum_v2.1, whole genome shotgun sequence genome:
- the LOC121212312 gene encoding uncharacterized protein, whose product MDDLDCSIEQKLKGAVSLLRDEAYRWWITMRETTQIERVTWELFKIAFKRRYVGASYVDARRKEFLNLTEGNKSVAEYEAEFFRLSRYASEIVATEYERSVRFKDGLCDELRILIAPQRERDFAALVEKAKIAEEVKWTE is encoded by the coding sequence ATGGACGATCTAGATTGCTCTATagagcaaaagctgaagggggcTGTGTCGCTGCTACGAGACGAGGCATATCGATGGTGGATCACCATGAGGGAGACTACCCAGATTGaacgagtaacctgggaattgttcaaaattGCTTTTAAgcggaggtatgttggagctagttatgtggatgcccgtcggAAAGAATTTTTAAATCTGACTGAGGGCAATAAGTCTGTcgcggagtatgaggcagaattttttaggctgagtcgatatgccagTGAGATAGTTGCAACTGAGTATGAGCGCAGTGTTCGGTTTAAGGATGGCCTctgcgatgagcttaggatattgatagctccacaaagggagcgtgATTTTGCTGCAttagtagagaaggctaagatagccgaggaggtaaaATGGACTGAGtag